Proteins encoded in a region of the Candidatus Margulisiibacteriota bacterium genome:
- a CDS encoding fibronectin type III domain-containing protein, which produces MSKTRKRLVMMFGLALILSSQAFGAGIIMKIPFNGLDAWSGTLNPNYNGANVDAANVEFFAGSIPAPNSTTGRITPNYTTFGTTHQYDKMDQNGGAVYIRSWDGAPRTQGSKYGKSAGMAAASGAQPANQYNVVKFKTDYLADKPVNAPVITGGSESNQRVGYTSSVILKLSIAFTYSEGSPKIEATGYDVKYWVDPETEPSDTDVNRVASVSSGSFSLPDVDPKTTKAFDAGTYHFKVKAKNWYGAGPWSATKDWTTLAGGIGLGGGGSVTYALKAGINGIGLPVGGTVNVSVNGGAVTAADTLQKLVTAIGGVTAISVWDATGQKLGGATFDGSGNVTFQTPGFDLNSAPVAGSALYISVGADASVTISK; this is translated from the coding sequence ATGAGTAAAACTAGAAAAAGGTTGGTGATGATGTTCGGCCTTGCGCTGATTCTCTCAAGTCAGGCATTTGGCGCTGGTATTATCATGAAAATACCTTTCAACGGTTTAGACGCCTGGAGCGGCACTCTTAATCCTAATTATAACGGCGCTAATGTTGATGCCGCTAACGTCGAATTCTTTGCCGGCAGCATTCCCGCTCCGAACTCAACGACCGGCCGAATCACGCCGAATTACACGACTTTCGGCACGACGCATCAATACGATAAAATGGACCAGAACGGCGGCGCGGTTTATATTCGAAGCTGGGACGGCGCTCCCAGAACGCAAGGAAGCAAATACGGCAAGTCAGCCGGCATGGCGGCCGCTTCCGGCGCCCAACCGGCTAATCAGTACAATGTAGTGAAGTTTAAGACCGATTATCTGGCCGATAAGCCGGTTAACGCTCCGGTTATTACCGGTGGGTCGGAATCAAATCAACGGGTCGGCTATACGTCCAGTGTGATCCTGAAGCTTTCCATTGCTTTTACATACAGCGAAGGGAGCCCGAAGATAGAAGCGACCGGCTATGATGTTAAGTATTGGGTTGACCCGGAAACCGAACCGTCTGATACCGATGTCAATCGGGTCGCGAGTGTTTCCAGCGGCAGTTTCAGCTTGCCGGATGTGGATCCAAAAACTACGAAGGCCTTTGATGCCGGAACGTATCATTTTAAAGTCAAAGCCAAAAACTGGTATGGCGCCGGTCCCTGGAGCGCGACCAAAGATTGGACGACCTTGGCCGGCGGCATTGGCCTTGGCGGCGGCGGATCCGTTACCTACGCTCTGAAGGCGGGGATCAACGGGATCGGACTCCCGGTTGGCGGGACGGTTAATGTTTCAGTCAACGGCGGAGCGGTGACGGCGGCCGATACCTTGCAGAAACTCGTGACCGCGATCGGCGGCGTGACCGCGATCTCGGTTTGGGACGCGACCGGCCAGAAGTTAGGCGGAGCGACCTTTGACGGTTCGGGCAACGTAACCTTCCAGACCCCGGGCTTTGACCTGAACAGCGCGCCGGTGGCGGGAAGCGCCCTTTACATCTCGGTCGGAGCGGATGCGAGCGTGACGATCAGCAAGTAG
- a CDS encoding pitrilysin family protein, with the protein MTIPNANKLVLPNGVRVLTEEIPSMRSVAMGIMVGAGSGNELDKEAGISHFIEHMMFKGTPKRSAFQIAHALDSVGGKMNAYTSKEVTMYYAVVLDKHIETAVDVLGDMFLNSLYDTKEMETEKGVVLEEIKMYEDTPDELIHDLFAEKILHGHPLGKPTIGFNETVGAITRDDILNYQKRLYSPNNVIVSLAGAIPKNTTDLLKPYFEKLKGTDVVHQMPRPEIKGVISLKQKKTEQAHLCLGVKGPSHRDKDRYAYSVMDNVLGGTMSSRLFQEVREKRGLAYAIYSTGSPFRDFGLSYVYAGTGKETLGYVIELILEQFINLKKEGITKEELSRAKEYMKGSMVLGLESSSARMSWIARSELYHDRIQTVDEVFAAIDKVTHDDIIRLANLYFRDEYLSLAVIGDLEELPYKELHC; encoded by the coding sequence ATGACAATTCCAAACGCCAATAAGCTTGTTCTCCCTAATGGGGTCCGGGTCCTGACCGAAGAGATTCCTTCGATGCGTTCGGTCGCCATGGGGATCATGGTCGGGGCCGGCTCCGGCAATGAATTGGACAAGGAAGCCGGGATCTCCCATTTTATCGAGCACATGATGTTCAAAGGGACTCCGAAACGGAGCGCTTTTCAGATCGCCCACGCCCTCGATTCGGTCGGCGGGAAGATGAACGCCTACACCAGCAAGGAAGTGACGATGTATTACGCCGTGGTGCTTGATAAACATATTGAAACCGCGGTTGATGTCCTGGGTGATATGTTTTTAAACTCATTGTACGATACCAAAGAGATGGAAACGGAGAAGGGGGTCGTCCTGGAAGAGATCAAAATGTACGAAGACACCCCGGATGAGCTGATCCACGATCTTTTTGCCGAAAAAATCCTGCATGGGCATCCCTTAGGCAAGCCGACGATCGGCTTCAACGAGACGGTCGGGGCGATCACCCGGGACGATATCCTCAATTACCAGAAACGGCTGTATAGTCCGAACAACGTGATCGTTTCACTGGCCGGCGCGATTCCCAAAAACACCACTGATCTGCTTAAACCGTACTTTGAAAAGCTGAAGGGGACAGACGTGGTCCACCAAATGCCCCGCCCGGAAATTAAAGGGGTGATCAGCCTTAAACAAAAGAAGACCGAACAAGCCCATCTTTGCCTGGGAGTTAAAGGCCCGTCCCATCGCGATAAAGATAGGTATGCCTATTCAGTGATGGACAACGTTTTGGGCGGGACGATGAGCTCCCGCCTCTTCCAGGAGGTCAGGGAAAAGCGGGGTTTGGCCTACGCGATCTATTCGACCGGTTCCCCCTTCCGGGATTTCGGCCTTTCTTACGTTTACGCCGGGACCGGCAAAGAGACCCTGGGTTACGTGATCGAGCTGATCCTCGAACAATTTATCAATTTGAAGAAAGAAGGGATTACCAAAGAAGAGTTGTCCCGCGCTAAAGAGTACATGAAAGGCTCAATGGTCCTCGGTTTGGAGTCTTCTTCAGCCAGGATGAGCTGGATCGCTCGCTCCGAGCTTTATCATGACCGGATCCAAACGGTTGACGAAGTCTTTGCCGCCATCGACAAGGTTACCCATGACGATATCATCCGGCTGGCCAACCTCTATTTCCGTGATGAGTATCTCTCGCTCGCCGTCATCGGCGATCTGGAAGAGCTCCCTTACAAGGAACTGCACTGCTAA
- the smpB gene encoding SsrA-binding protein SmpB, protein MNYYKVVAENRKARFDYIILEVYKAGLVLTGNEVKSVRLGRVDLQDSFGRVENGAILLYGIHINPYGQGQINKIDPRRPRLVLLNKRELVKLTGKVAEKGLTLVPLKIYFDGNWAKVDLGLAKAKKKYEKRESLRRRTTEREIEKAFRGKNRD, encoded by the coding sequence ATGAATTATTATAAAGTAGTCGCGGAAAACCGGAAAGCCCGTTTTGATTATATAATTCTTGAAGTGTATAAAGCCGGTTTAGTTTTGACCGGAAATGAGGTAAAATCCGTCCGGTTGGGGCGAGTTGACCTCCAGGACAGTTTCGGCCGGGTTGAAAACGGGGCGATTTTGTTATATGGTATCCACATCAACCCGTACGGCCAGGGGCAGATCAACAAGATCGATCCCCGGCGGCCGCGCCTGGTCTTGCTGAATAAGCGGGAACTGGTGAAATTGACCGGAAAAGTGGCCGAAAAAGGATTGACCCTGGTCCCGCTCAAGATCTATTTCGACGGCAACTGGGCGAAAGTCGATTTGGGGCTGGCCAAGGCGAAAAAGAAGTACGAAAAGCGTGAATCACTTAGACGTCGAACAACTGAAAGAGAAATTGAAAAAGCTTTTAGAGGAAAAAATCGTGATTAA
- a CDS encoding glutamate-5-semialdehyde dehydrogenase: MSLENIGQKARNASRKLAVTPAKIKNYALEKMGEALVKNAEYILQANSIDLEAGEKKDLSRSLLDRLALDGKRIKGMADGLNIVRGLPDPVGEVISEWKRPNGLKIRKVRVPLGVIGIIYEARPNVTVDSAALCLKAGNAVILRGGSDAIKSNIELTRLIASAAYSAGIPEGAIQLIEDTSRESAEELMRAREYVDVLIPRGGKNLIRTVVQKSTVPVIETGEGNCHAYVEKTADLKMALEIVFNAKVSRPSVCNAIETLLVDEAIAEQFLPLVKSRLDAAHVELRGCAKARRILPEIKPATEEDWGTEYLALILAIKVVSGVDEAIAHINKYGTRHSETIVAKDQEAMKKFGAEVDAAAVYTNASTRFTDGFEFGFGAEIGISTQKLHARGPMGLQELTSYKYVIEGHGQVRI; encoded by the coding sequence ATGTCACTTGAAAATATCGGCCAAAAAGCCAGAAATGCCTCGCGAAAATTAGCCGTTACTCCGGCCAAAATAAAGAATTACGCCCTCGAGAAAATGGGGGAAGCGCTAGTAAAAAACGCTGAATATATCCTCCAGGCTAATTCTATCGACCTCGAAGCCGGCGAAAAGAAGGACCTTTCCCGTTCACTTCTCGACCGTTTGGCCTTAGATGGAAAACGGATCAAAGGGATGGCCGACGGTTTAAACATTGTCAGAGGGCTCCCAGACCCGGTAGGCGAGGTTATCAGTGAGTGGAAGCGTCCCAATGGCCTTAAGATCCGGAAAGTCCGCGTACCGCTTGGCGTGATTGGCATTATCTATGAAGCCAGGCCCAACGTGACCGTTGATTCCGCCGCCCTCTGCCTGAAAGCGGGGAACGCGGTGATCCTGCGCGGCGGTTCCGACGCGATCAAATCCAATATCGAACTGACCCGGTTGATTGCCTCTGCCGCTTATTCAGCCGGCATCCCGGAAGGGGCGATTCAGCTGATCGAAGATACCAGCCGGGAGTCGGCGGAAGAGCTGATGCGGGCTCGCGAATATGTTGATGTCCTGATCCCGCGCGGCGGTAAAAACCTGATCCGAACGGTCGTGCAAAAATCGACCGTTCCGGTCATTGAGACCGGCGAAGGGAACTGCCACGCTTACGTTGAAAAAACCGCCGATCTGAAGATGGCGCTGGAGATCGTTTTCAACGCCAAAGTTTCCCGGCCCTCGGTCTGCAACGCGATCGAGACACTGTTGGTCGACGAGGCGATCGCCGAACAGTTTTTGCCGTTGGTCAAAAGCCGCTTGGACGCGGCTCACGTTGAACTGCGCGGCTGCGCCAAAGCGCGCCGGATACTGCCGGAGATCAAACCGGCGACCGAAGAAGACTGGGGGACCGAATACCTGGCTTTGATTTTAGCCATCAAGGTGGTTTCCGGGGTCGACGAGGCGATCGCTCATATCAACAAATACGGGACCAGACATTCCGAAACGATAGTCGCCAAAGACCAGGAAGCGATGAAAAAGTTCGGAGCCGAAGTTGACGCGGCGGCGGTTTATACCAACGCCTCGACCCGGTTTACCGACGGCTTTGAGTTCGGTTTCGGCGCCGAGATCGGGATCTCCACCCAGAAGCTCCACGCCCGCGGGCCGATGGGATTGCAGGAGCTGACCTCTTACAAGTACGTGATCGAGGGACATGGACAGGTGAGAATATAA
- the dut gene encoding dUTP diphosphatase, whose translation MLKGQIKRLPHSDGLPLPKYMSDHAAGMDLYAAVTVDLTIAPGEWKLVPTGLAMALPEGYEAQVRPRSGLALKQGVSVLNTPGTVDADYRGEVGVILMNHSRQDLIIKRGDRIAQMIINKFERIVFEEVEELSATERGAGGFGHTGLRPESHEGVSHGKN comes from the coding sequence ATGCTTAAAGGACAAATCAAGCGGTTGCCGCATAGCGACGGACTGCCGCTGCCGAAATATATGAGCGACCATGCCGCCGGGATGGATCTATATGCCGCGGTTACGGTGGACTTGACGATTGCGCCGGGGGAATGGAAGCTGGTCCCGACTGGCTTGGCAATGGCTCTCCCTGAAGGGTACGAAGCGCAGGTCCGCCCCCGGTCCGGTTTAGCTCTTAAACAAGGGGTTTCCGTACTGAATACGCCGGGGACCGTTGATGCCGACTACCGGGGCGAGGTGGGAGTGATCCTGATGAACCACAGTAGGCAAGATTTAATCATTAAGCGGGGCGATCGGATCGCCCAGATGATAATCAATAAGTTCGAGCGGATCGTTTTTGAAGAAGTCGAGGAACTGTCGGCCACCGAACGCGGGGCCGGCGGGTTCGGACATACGGGGCTGCGTCCTGAGTCCCACGAAGGAGTAAGCCATGGAAAAAATTAA
- the dapB gene encoding 4-hydroxy-tetrahydrodipicolinate reductase has product MEKIKVIVNGAKGKMGQETVKAVQNEADFDLVAQTDVGDDLAKVIKQSGAEVVVDFTHPAAVMENIRQILKSGAHAVIGTTGLTDENQKEVKGLCDVHKVNCLIAPNFAIGAVLMMMFAKEAIKYMPKAEIIEFHHEQKVDKPSGTAIKTGHIMGKDVPIHSVRLPGLVAHQEVIFGGLGQTLTIRHDSISRDSFMPGVVMAVRKIKGLKGLVYGLENLL; this is encoded by the coding sequence ATGGAAAAAATTAAAGTTATCGTTAATGGCGCGAAAGGAAAGATGGGCCAGGAGACGGTGAAAGCGGTCCAGAACGAGGCGGACTTCGATTTGGTCGCCCAGACCGATGTTGGTGACGATCTGGCTAAAGTGATTAAGCAAAGCGGGGCGGAAGTGGTGGTTGATTTCACCCATCCGGCCGCGGTCATGGAAAATATTCGTCAGATCTTAAAGAGCGGGGCGCACGCCGTCATTGGTACGACCGGTTTAACCGACGAGAACCAGAAGGAAGTAAAAGGATTGTGCGACGTTCATAAAGTCAATTGTCTGATCGCTCCAAATTTTGCTATCGGGGCAGTCCTGATGATGATGTTCGCCAAGGAAGCGATCAAATACATGCCGAAAGCCGAGATCATTGAATTTCACCATGAACAGAAGGTCGACAAGCCGTCCGGTACGGCGATCAAGACCGGTCACATTATGGGTAAAGATGTTCCGATCCACTCGGTCCGTCTGCCGGGGTTGGTCGCGCATCAGGAAGTGATCTTCGGCGGGCTGGGGCAGACCCTGACCATCCGCCACGACTCGATCTCCCGGGATTCTTTCATGCCTGGCGTGGTCATGGCGGTCCGGAAGATCAAAGGGCTCAAGGGCTTGGTCTACGGCCTGGAAAACCTGTTGTGA
- the nadD gene encoding nicotinate-nucleotide adenylyltransferase, with amino-acid sequence MTRIGIMGGTFNPIHRGHLALAAAAQKEFALDRIIFIPSGNPPHKKPGEVLDKEIRYKMVRAAIKGVPNYYASRIELDRPGYSYAVDTFLALKKKFGPQAKLFYIMGLDSINEVLSWRKPLELFKLCEFIVGTRPGSRIRTFRRLVKFPPLQKEVDKIKLLELKEAISASEIRRRVRAGKSISSLVPKVVENMINKEGLYDNSKRQ; translated from the coding sequence GTGACAAGGATCGGCATTATGGGCGGGACCTTCAACCCGATCCATCGCGGGCATTTGGCCTTGGCGGCGGCCGCCCAAAAAGAGTTCGCGCTCGATCGGATTATCTTTATCCCTTCCGGCAATCCGCCCCATAAGAAGCCGGGAGAGGTCCTGGATAAAGAGATCCGTTATAAAATGGTCCGGGCGGCGATCAAAGGGGTGCCTAACTATTACGCGTCCCGGATTGAGCTCGACCGGCCGGGTTATTCTTACGCGGTCGATACGTTTTTGGCCTTAAAGAAAAAGTTCGGGCCCCAGGCCAAGCTTTTTTATATTATGGGCCTGGATTCGATCAATGAAGTCCTCTCCTGGCGGAAGCCATTGGAGCTTTTTAAGCTGTGCGAATTCATTGTCGGGACGAGGCCGGGGAGCCGGATCCGGACTTTCCGCCGGCTGGTCAAGTTCCCGCCCCTCCAGAAAGAGGTCGACAAGATCAAGCTGTTGGAGCTGAAAGAAGCGATCTCGGCCTCGGAGATCCGCCGCCGGGTCCGGGCCGGTAAATCGATCTCAAGTTTAGTGCCGAAAGTGGTTGAAAATATGATTAATAAAGAAGGGTTATATGACAATTCCAAACGCCAATAA
- a CDS encoding DUF305 domain-containing protein encodes MNKEIIISGTIGLILGVLIAPIFTPMMPWGGRMMTHGSTMGDKEFIEQMIPHHQAAVMMARKLLRSTDKPEMKQLAENIIAAQTKEINQMRKWSRAWYGN; translated from the coding sequence ATGAATAAAGAAATAATTATTTCAGGGACCATCGGCTTAATTTTAGGTGTTCTGATCGCGCCAATATTTACCCCTATGATGCCGTGGGGCGGGCGGATGATGACGCACGGAAGCACGATGGGCGATAAGGAATTTATCGAACAAATGATCCCGCATCATCAAGCGGCGGTTATGATGGCGCGGAAGCTTTTGCGCTCAACCGACAAGCCGGAGATGAAACAGCTTGCCGAAAATATTATCGCCGCGCAAACAAAAGAAATAAATCAGATGCGCAAATGGTCCCGCGCCTGGTACGGGAACTAA
- a CDS encoding carboxypeptidase-like regulatory domain-containing protein has product MFKKLILAVIGVAIIAGVGFAADPQAPTMPFYWVNGVVNNPGKLGGRDLYVYAQNYGTGYLRVPVDAVTGAFRFNVYELKYYHNNDNWLEVGGKPVFIMSVVRKWGGADPLNYGTSEISSVNWDKGYIDVELELVLNGGPNDFSGGQIAGFVSDEATKKMIGGANLAETPVGAKAATANDGTYMFSETFDTSSVHNVAASATGYDTGTVTGLTVKPTKVSWANFALKSGGIVDTGLYIKRDGDNVNDSVTISWDPLKLANPTIWMLTGAGAGVYTDVQTNWQKVYEGGAVMAAFASEFTAGANSIVHLKQVGAGYAEVYYKAVAAGGVFTTSPAVGKVNVAVAGSKKWTLFNSPFLALPGDPNLVLGKQGQYTPGSEPATSVRIFSFENSGWNRVSYYDGTTWAAVPGANAAISDPQQGLYLLTKSTDTDKVFAIVGNVKPLNSASAYSITQNWNVVGFPYPRQMDINTIGLTVGTKSDNWEQADRIYGRLNNGFNTCSYLSTSGSWMPQPGVTGVDVINATPLYYRSKTAAPLNWNLTPSVQGYN; this is encoded by the coding sequence TTGTTTAAAAAGTTAATACTAGCTGTAATTGGAGTGGCAATAATCGCCGGCGTCGGCTTCGCGGCCGACCCCCAGGCGCCGACCATGCCATTCTACTGGGTTAACGGGGTTGTAAATAATCCCGGTAAGCTTGGCGGGCGCGACTTGTACGTCTATGCCCAGAATTACGGAACTGGTTATCTCCGGGTTCCGGTTGATGCCGTGACCGGGGCCTTCCGGTTCAATGTTTATGAGCTCAAGTATTACCATAATAATGACAACTGGCTGGAAGTCGGCGGCAAGCCGGTCTTCATTATGTCGGTCGTTAGAAAATGGGGCGGTGCCGATCCCCTGAACTACGGGACCTCCGAAATATCGTCGGTCAATTGGGACAAAGGATATATTGACGTTGAATTAGAGCTGGTATTAAATGGCGGGCCGAATGATTTCAGCGGCGGGCAGATTGCTGGGTTTGTCTCTGATGAAGCGACCAAGAAAATGATAGGCGGAGCTAACCTGGCCGAAACTCCGGTTGGCGCGAAGGCCGCGACCGCGAACGACGGCACTTACATGTTCAGCGAAACATTCGACACGAGTTCAGTTCATAATGTGGCCGCTTCGGCGACCGGTTATGATACCGGGACGGTCACTGGTTTGACGGTTAAGCCGACCAAGGTCTCCTGGGCGAACTTTGCTTTGAAGAGCGGGGGCATTGTTGATACCGGACTATATATCAAGCGTGACGGCGATAATGTGAATGATTCCGTGACGATTAGCTGGGATCCTCTTAAACTTGCTAACCCGACAATTTGGATGCTGACTGGTGCTGGAGCTGGTGTCTACACCGATGTTCAAACCAATTGGCAGAAGGTTTATGAAGGCGGCGCGGTAATGGCCGCGTTTGCTAGTGAGTTTACCGCTGGAGCTAATTCTATTGTTCACCTGAAGCAGGTTGGCGCTGGTTATGCTGAAGTTTATTATAAAGCTGTGGCCGCAGGCGGCGTCTTTACGACTTCGCCGGCGGTGGGTAAAGTTAATGTGGCCGTTGCCGGCAGTAAAAAATGGACTTTATTTAACTCTCCGTTCCTGGCTTTGCCGGGCGATCCCAACCTGGTCCTGGGCAAGCAAGGGCAATATACGCCTGGGTCAGAGCCGGCGACTTCCGTTCGAATCTTCAGCTTCGAAAATAGTGGCTGGAACCGGGTTAGTTACTATGATGGAACTACTTGGGCGGCGGTCCCCGGCGCGAACGCGGCGATTAGCGACCCTCAACAGGGATTGTATCTACTGACTAAATCAACTGATACCGACAAAGTCTTCGCTATCGTCGGCAATGTTAAGCCGCTTAACTCGGCGAGCGCGTATTCAATTACGCAAAATTGGAATGTTGTTGGTTTTCCGTATCCAAGACAAATGGATATTAATACGATCGGCCTGACCGTTGGGACCAAGAGTGATAATTGGGAGCAGGCCGACCGGATCTATGGCCGGCTGAACAATGGCTTCAATACTTGTTCATACTTGTCAACGAGCGGCTCCTGGATGCCGCAGCCTGGCGTGACCGGTGTTGATGTGATTAATGCGACGCCGTTATATTATCGTTCCAAAACGGCCGCTCCGCTTAACTGGAATCTAACGCCTTCAGTTCAGGGTTATAATTAA